The DNA window GTCCTCTGGATAGACTTTGTATAACCACTTTACAGCTTCCCACTCCCCGTAATTTAAGACCTGAGTAATAATCAATTCTTTATCGGCTTTTATATCAATATTATCCGTATTATATGACCATAAACATCTGACTATATATGGGGGGATTTTTCCCTTAAATCTGTTCATTGCTCCAGTAATTCCTCCTTTCGATATTTATCCACCATATCTATAATTCTCTTTTTAATTTTTGCCCAATCAATCTTTTCAAAGGTAGTCCGGCCCCTTCCAGATTTCTCTTTTTCGGCATCATTAAAATAAGCAAGCGCTCTTAGACCAATATATTTATTAAATACTTTGTACTTAGCCTGTGTCAAATCAAACAATCGTTCCAAGCTGATATTTTTTAACAAATAGTAGACGTCTATGAAATCCCTTTTTGTGCCCCTTTGAACAATAGCGATCATTTTCATGGCGGCGATATCTTCTAAAGATAACAAATCTACATATTCCGTTTTAACCAGAGGTCTGAGCAAAGGATATCTGTATCT is part of the Syntrophales bacterium genome and encodes:
- a CDS encoding nucleotidyl transferase AbiEii/AbiGii toxin family protein: RYRYPLLRPLVKTEYVDLLSLEDIAAMKMIAIVQRGTKRDFIDVYYLLKNISLERLFDLTQAKYKVFNKYIGLRALAYFNDAEKEKSGRGRTTFEKIDWAKIKKRIIDMVDKYRKEELLEQ